A region of Tissierellales bacterium DNA encodes the following proteins:
- the fba gene encoding class II fructose-1,6-bisphosphate aldolase — MLVSAKEMLNKAREGKYAVGQFNINNLEWTKAILLTAQENNSPVILGVSEGAGRYMGGYKTVVGMVNGMLEELKITVPVALHLDHGSYEGALATIEAGFSSVMFDGSHYAIEENIEKSKEIIRIANEKGISVEAEVGSIGGEEDGVVGAGEIADAAECKMIADLGVDMLAAGIGNIHGKYPANWQGLNFDALARINEATKGMPLVLHGGTGIPADMIKEAISLGVSKINVNTECQLTFAAATREYFEAKKDLEGKGFDPRKILAPGFEAIKATVKEKMELFGSVNQA; from the coding sequence ATGTTAGTTTCAGCAAAAGAAATGTTAAACAAAGCAAGAGAAGGCAAATATGCCGTAGGTCAATTCAACATTAACAACCTAGAATGGACAAAAGCAATCCTTTTGACAGCTCAGGAAAATAATTCTCCTGTCATCTTAGGTGTTTCTGAAGGTGCTGGCCGTTATATGGGTGGTTACAAGACTGTTGTAGGTATGGTAAATGGTATGTTAGAAGAGCTTAAAATCACTGTTCCTGTAGCACTTCATTTAGATCATGGTAGCTACGAAGGTGCTCTTGCTACAATTGAAGCTGGTTTTTCTTCTGTTATGTTCGATGGTTCACACTACGCAATCGAAGAAAATATCGAAAAATCAAAAGAAATCATCAGAATTGCTAACGAAAAAGGTATTTCAGTTGAAGCCGAAGTTGGTTCTATCGGTGGAGAAGAAGATGGTGTTGTAGGCGCTGGCGAAATAGCTGATGCTGCTGAATGTAAAATGATCGCAGACCTTGGCGTTGATATGCTAGCTGCTGGTATCGGTAATATCCACGGTAAGTACCCTGCAAACTGGCAAGGACTAAACTTTGATGCTTTAGCTAGAATCAATGAAGCAACTAAAGGTATGCCTCTAGTTCTTCACGGTGGTACTGGTATCCCTGCAGACATGATTAAAGAAGCTATCTCTTTAGGTGTTTCTAAAATCAATGTAAATACAGAATGTCAATTGACATTTGCTGCAGCTACTCGTGAATACTTCGAGGCTAAAAAAGATTTAGAAGGTAAAGGTTTTGACCCTAGAAAAATCTTAGCTCCTGGTTTTGAAGCTATCAAAGCTACAGTTAAAGAAAAAATGGAATTATTTGGATCTGTTAATCAAGCATAA